Proteins encoded by one window of Sediminicoccus rosea:
- a CDS encoding ABC transporter substrate-binding protein, translating to MLRRTFTGGLVAAGLALGAMPAMAQQTTRLNISMQPALYSMVPLHLATEQGWWRQMGIEPNFSSFPAGPPQIAAAAAGTWDVGITGSAPGVLGAARFNIRTIAISNDESATNVLMARRDQVEAIRANPASLRGQRVLITVNTTVDYVLQNCLRRWNIPRNDLQVVNLNQAQILSAFSTGEGRLAGLWAPNIYTAEERMNAVPLCSGSDADAIVPGNIIVREEFLNRNPDMVARYLAVILRGIAWMKANPDQTIQVMNRFYQAGGVTVTEAALRAEVARRPIFGLEEQLRLMSRANGPSQADRWYAGLGEFLQQVGTVPTAPPVTAYLTDAVLRRIADNPQLRAFALNQ from the coding sequence ATGCTTCGCAGGACATTCACGGGGGGCCTCGTCGCGGCCGGACTCGCACTCGGTGCCATGCCGGCCATGGCGCAGCAGACCACGCGGCTCAACATCTCGATGCAGCCGGCCCTGTATTCCATGGTGCCGCTGCATCTCGCGACCGAGCAGGGCTGGTGGCGGCAGATGGGCATCGAGCCCAATTTCTCCTCCTTCCCCGCGGGCCCGCCGCAGATCGCCGCCGCCGCCGCCGGCACCTGGGATGTGGGCATCACCGGCTCCGCCCCCGGCGTGCTGGGGGCCGCGCGCTTCAACATCCGCACCATCGCCATCTCGAACGACGAGAGTGCCACCAACGTCCTGATGGCGCGGCGCGATCAGGTGGAGGCGATCCGCGCCAATCCGGCCAGCCTGCGCGGCCAGCGCGTGCTGATCACGGTGAACACCACGGTGGACTACGTGCTGCAGAACTGCCTGCGGCGCTGGAACATCCCGCGCAATGACCTGCAGGTGGTGAATTTGAACCAGGCGCAGATCCTCTCCGCCTTCTCCACCGGCGAGGGTCGCCTCGCGGGCCTCTGGGCGCCCAACATCTACACGGCGGAGGAGCGGATGAACGCCGTGCCGCTGTGCAGCGGCAGCGATGCGGACGCCATCGTGCCCGGCAACATCATCGTGCGTGAGGAGTTCCTGAACCGGAACCCGGACATGGTGGCGCGCTACCTGGCCGTCATCCTGCGCGGCATCGCCTGGATGAAGGCCAATCCGGACCAGACCATCCAGGTGATGAACCGCTTCTACCAGGCGGGCGGCGTGACCGTGACCGAGGCGGCGCTTCGCGCCGAGGTGGCGCGGCGGCCCATCTTCGGGCTCGAGGAGCAGCTGCGCCTGATGTCCCGCGCCAATGGACCCTCCCAGGCCGATCGCTGGTATGCGGGCCTGGGCGAGTTCCTCCAGCAGGTGGGCACGGTGCCGACGGCGCCGCCGGTCACCGCCTACCTCACCGATGCCGTGCTGCGCCGCATCGCCGACAACCCGCAGTTGCGCGCCTTCGCGCTCAACCAGTAA
- a CDS encoding ABC transporter ATP-binding protein, translated as MSEIVFRAVTKTFRLPRGGEFLAIDTTDLRIEEREFVAIVGPSGCGKTTLMRMAAGLEFPSTGTVEVGGKPVRGPGPERAVVFQQFALMPWKTVRENIGFGLMCKGTPKAEADAAIGRYVELMGLAGHEDSFPHQLSGGMQQRVAIARAYVMNPAALLMDEPFGALDAQTRIVMQEELVRLARRNPRTVIFITHAVDEAIYLADRVVVMGRKPGRIIETIDIKPLRAEGGWEAMPIEEVMDTPAFTHMRSRIWKLLKAREQAAADH; from the coding sequence ATGAGCGAGATCGTCTTCAGGGCGGTGACCAAGACCTTCCGCCTGCCCCGCGGCGGCGAGTTCCTGGCGATCGACACGACCGACCTGCGCATCGAGGAGCGCGAATTCGTCGCCATCGTCGGCCCCTCCGGCTGCGGCAAGACGACGCTGATGCGCATGGCCGCCGGCCTCGAATTCCCCTCGACCGGCACGGTGGAGGTGGGCGGCAAGCCGGTGCGCGGCCCGGGGCCGGAGCGCGCGGTGGTGTTCCAGCAATTCGCGCTGATGCCCTGGAAGACGGTGCGCGAGAACATCGGCTTCGGCCTGATGTGCAAGGGCACGCCCAAGGCCGAGGCCGATGCCGCCATCGGCCGCTATGTCGAGCTGATGGGCCTCGCCGGCCATGAGGACAGCTTCCCGCACCAGCTTTCGGGCGGCATGCAGCAGCGCGTCGCCATCGCGCGCGCCTATGTGATGAACCCCGCCGCCCTGCTGATGGACGAGCCCTTCGGCGCGCTGGACGCGCAGACGCGCATCGTGATGCAGGAGGAGCTGGTGCGCCTCGCCCGCCGCAACCCCCGCACAGTCATCTTCATCACGCATGCGGTGGATGAGGCGATCTACCTGGCCGACCGCGTGGTGGTCATGGGCCGCAAGCCCGGCCGCATCATCGAGACGATCGACATCAAGCCGCTGCGCGCCGAGGGCGGCTGGGAGGCGATGCCGATCGAGGAGGTCATGGACACGCCGGCCTTCACGCACATGCGCAGCCGGATCTGGAAGCTGCTCAAGGCGCGCGAACAGGCCGCCGCCGATCACTGA